The candidate division WOR-3 bacterium genome includes the window GGACAAATTTAAAGGGATGAAGATAATACTTTACACCGAGGAATGCATTACACTCAAAGAAGCCCTTGAGACCATAAACAGATTCAAGGAGGGGGGATGAGTCTGGTTCTAATCTGCCTCGTTCGGGCATATCAGTTGTCCATCGGAAAGCTCCTCCCCAGAGTCTGTCGTTTTGAGCCCACGTGTTCGACATACGCGATCGAAGCACTAAGAGAACACGGGTTCTTCCGCGGTCTTGCTTTGACTTTGTACCGTATTCTGCGTTGTAATCCTCTCTGTAACGGTGGTTGGGATCCAGTGCCAAAAAGGATGGTTGGAAATGAGTGATCGTACGAGGACCGCGATGGCTTTTGCCATCATCATTGGTATTTTACTTATCTGGACGTTCTTCAATAGACCTGCTCGAAAACAAGAAGTACCCGAACCGGTGGTCCAGGATACGTTTATGGAGCCGGTTGAATCTGTTGAAGAAGAATACACCAAGGTTACCGAAGACACGATCGTCATTGACCGCCGCCATGTCCGATTAGTATTGTCCACCTATGGTGGATCTCTGGCGTCCCTGTATTTAAAAGACTACGATGTCGATATTGTTCCTCCCGGCCGTCATCTCTTTGCGAGTTCAATAAAGGACAGTGTCAACGATGTCGCACAAATGTCTTATGCGATCAGCGATGATTCTGTTACTTTCTTCCATGGCGATGAAAAGAAATTGGTGAAGACCTACCGGTTTGACCACGATTACGGATTCTCTCTGCGCGTTAAAGGTGATACATCGAATCATATTCTCAGCCTGAAAGCGGGTCTCAATATAACCGAACCAAAGAATGAAGGCGACGACTTGCGCAACTTCAACGTCTATATTAAAAACGAAAAGGTCGAGACTGTAACAAAAAAAATCAAGGATTCTTATGTGTATGACAGCAAATTGGACTGGTTTGCCCTGCGTACCAAATACTTCATATTGATCGTTAACCACATTAATGGTATCGATAAGGTCTCGTTTCATAAGGTGCCGGGCGAAATAGAACAGATTGAAACACGCGATGCATCTTTCGGATGTTACTACATGGGTGGTGCCAAAGATCGTTACGGAGCAGAGATCGTCAGCGAAGCCGATCTGGACATCAGTGTTCTCCTGCTACCTATGGACCGTGATCATCTTGCCAAATACGAAGAGGGTTATGAAGAGATGGCTTCAGGAGGTTTCTGGGGACCGATCTCGCGAGTTATAATGGCAGTACTGAACTTCATATACTCACTCATTGGCAACTATGGTTTCGCAATAATGATCTTTGGGCTATTGATCAAACTGATTTTCTTCCCATTGTCGCGTCAAATGATATTATCCCAGCACAAGATGCAGATGGTCCAGCCCGAGCTTAAGAAGATTCAGCAAAAATACAAGAATGATCCCCAGCGAGTGAATCAGGAGATGATGCATCTCTACAAGACGTACAAGGTCAATCCACTCTCTGGTTGCTTGCCACTGATAATCCAGATGCCCATTTTCTTTGCCCTCTTCAGAACATTGACTACCTCCATAGAATTCCGCCACGCAAATTTCATTTTCTGGATCACTGACCTTTCGTTGAAGGATCCGTACTATGTTCTACCCATCAGCATGGGCATAATGATGGTGGTACAGTCACTGACAACAACTATCGATCCACGCCAGCGGTTGATGATAATCTTCATGCCGATCGTTATGGTTTGGATTTTTATCAATTTACCCTCGGGGCTACAATTGTACTGGTTTACGTACAACATATTTACTTTGCTTGAGCATTTCATAACCAAGAGAGGAGGACTAAAATGAGACTGACTGAAGCATCAGGGAAAAACCTCGACGAAGCCATCGAATCCGGATTGAAAACATTA containing:
- the yidC gene encoding membrane protein insertase YidC, producing MSDRTRTAMAFAIIIGILLIWTFFNRPARKQEVPEPVVQDTFMEPVESVEEEYTKVTEDTIVIDRRHVRLVLSTYGGSLASLYLKDYDVDIVPPGRHLFASSIKDSVNDVAQMSYAISDDSVTFFHGDEKKLVKTYRFDHDYGFSLRVKGDTSNHILSLKAGLNITEPKNEGDDLRNFNVYIKNEKVETVTKKIKDSYVYDSKLDWFALRTKYFILIVNHINGIDKVSFHKVPGEIEQIETRDASFGCYYMGGAKDRYGAEIVSEADLDISVLLLPMDRDHLAKYEEGYEEMASGGFWGPISRVIMAVLNFIYSLIGNYGFAIMIFGLLIKLIFFPLSRQMILSQHKMQMVQPELKKIQQKYKNDPQRVNQEMMHLYKTYKVNPLSGCLPLIIQMPIFFALFRTLTTSIEFRHANFIFWITDLSLKDPYYVLPISMGIMMVVQSLTTTIDPRQRLMIIFMPIVMVWIFINLPSGLQLYWFTYNIFTLLEHFITKRGGLK
- the yidD gene encoding membrane protein insertion efficiency factor YidD, with protein sequence MSLVLICLVRAYQLSIGKLLPRVCRFEPTCSTYAIEALREHGFFRGLALTLYRILRCNPLCNGGWDPVPKRMVGNE